The Larus michahellis chromosome 12, bLarMic1.1, whole genome shotgun sequence genome contains a region encoding:
- the SDCBP2 gene encoding syntenin-2 isoform X2 yields MILWHGTAQGGAPWHGTVRHGMARHAMLLCTTAWGGAPWHGTVWHGMAWHGMAWCTTAWHSMARGTMARHGGEWHDVTWRGRTQHGASMTVQHRVMSRCVTAWQWVALSGTACHGTAQQGAAWHTAAWHGCPGPVPSLSPCPQGIFVQLVKANSPAALVGLRFGDQILQINGKNCTGWSSDKAQRALKKASPEKIIMVVRDRPFQRTVTVHKDSTGHVGIVVKKGKIVSLAKDSSAARNGLLTHHYICEVNGQNVIGMKDKQLMEVLAGAGNVVTLTIIPTVIYEHMVKRLSPGLVKSSMDHSIPDL; encoded by the exons atgattctatggcatggcacagcacagggcGGTGCACCATGGCACGGTACAGTGCGGCATGGTATGGCACGTCATGCCATGCTATTGTGCACCACAGCATGGGGTGGTGCACCATGGCATGGCACGgtgtggcatggcatggcatggcacggcatggcgtGGTGCAccacggcatggcacagcatggcgcGGGGCACCATGGCGCGGCACGGGGGTGAATGGCATGACGTTACATGGCGAGGCAGGACACAGCACGGCGCAAGCATGACAGTACAACACAGGGTGATGTCACGGTGCGTCACGGCATGGCAATGGGTGGCATTAAGTGGCACAGCATgccatggcacagcacagcagggcGCAGCGTGGCACACTGCGGCATGGCACGGCTGCCCAGGCCCCGTGCCATCgctctccccgtgtccccagggcatcTTCGTGCAGCTGGTGAAGGCCAACTCGCCAGCTGCGCTGGTGGGGCTGCGCTTCGGTGACCAGATCCTGCAGATCAACGGCAAGAACTGCACGGGCTGGAGCAGCGACAAGGCACAGCGGGCGCTGAAGAAGGCGTCCCCGGAGAAAATCATCATGGTGGTGCGGGACAG GCCTTTCCAGCGCACTGTCACCGTGCACAAGGACAGCACCGGCCACGTTGGCATCGTGGTCAAGAAGGGGAAGATCGTGTCATTGGCCAAGGACAGCTCTGCCGCCCGCAATGGCCTCCTCACCCACCACTACATCTGCGAGGTGAACGGCCAGAATGTCATCGGCATGAAG GATAAGCAGCTCATGGAGGTGCTGGCGGGGGCCGGGAATGTGGTGACACTGACCATCATCCCCACCGTGATCTACGAGCACATGGTCAAACG gctctCCCCGGGGCTGGTGAAGTCATCCATGGACCACTCCATCCCTGACCTCTGA